A single genomic interval of Peribacillus sp. FSL H8-0477 harbors:
- the mobA gene encoding molybdenum cofactor guanylyltransferase: MNTTAVILAGGKSSRMGENKALLPMKEKTNIAKIAGELEKVTKELLIVTNTPEDYRFLGYPMTTDRYPGFGPLAGIHAGLSSSETEVIIAVACDMPFIHEGIAQEMLDAADGYDAVVPEIEGRLQPLFAVYKKSCLPPLTSCLDNRVLKVRQFLAAITVKIMKEQDFRLYKEQPHLFSTSFFNMNEPEEYNQAKQLEEDLLNKNERMKKE; this comes from the coding sequence ATGAATACAACAGCTGTCATTCTAGCGGGAGGCAAGTCGTCAAGAATGGGCGAGAATAAGGCGCTTCTTCCTATGAAAGAAAAAACCAATATTGCTAAAATTGCTGGTGAACTGGAAAAGGTGACAAAGGAATTGCTCATTGTCACGAATACTCCAGAGGATTATCGTTTTTTAGGTTATCCGATGACTACCGACCGATATCCGGGATTCGGACCGTTAGCTGGTATTCATGCAGGATTATCCTCTTCAGAAACAGAGGTGATTATTGCTGTTGCTTGTGATATGCCCTTTATCCATGAAGGGATAGCACAGGAAATGTTGGATGCAGCAGATGGGTACGATGCAGTCGTTCCGGAGATTGAAGGCAGGCTGCAGCCGCTGTTTGCAGTGTATAAAAAATCCTGCCTGCCGCCACTTACTTCTTGTCTAGATAACCGTGTGCTGAAAGTTAGACAGTTTTTAGCAGCCATTACTGTGAAAATAATGAAGGAACAAGATTTTCGGTTATATAAAGAACAGCCGCATCTCTTTTCCACCTCGTTTTTTAATATGAATGAGCCTGAGGAATATAATCAGGCGAAACAGCTAGAAGAAGATTTATTGAACAAAAATGAAAGAATGAAAAAG
- the pdxK gene encoding pyridoxine/pyridoxal/pyridoxamine kinase, with product MTMKKAMTVAGSDSSGGAGLQADLKTFQELGVYGMSALTTIVTMDPKDWSHNVFPQPVDVLEAQMETILSVGIDAMKTGMLGSVEIIELVARKIDELKLDKVVIDPVMVCKGEDEVLHPETAVALRELLVPRATVVTPNLFEAAQLAGTMPIKTIDDMKKAAINIHALGAKFVLIKGGNKLDHDKAIDLLYDGNNFEILESERVDTTYTHGAGCSSSAAIAAELAQGKPVREAIYLAKDYITAAIKHSWKLNDFVGPVMHGAYRKYGVEK from the coding sequence ATGACGATGAAAAAAGCAATGACTGTTGCCGGTTCAGATTCTAGCGGCGGCGCAGGTTTACAAGCTGATTTAAAAACGTTCCAAGAGCTTGGTGTGTATGGGATGTCTGCACTGACAACCATTGTAACGATGGATCCCAAGGACTGGTCTCATAACGTATTTCCGCAGCCAGTTGATGTTTTAGAAGCTCAAATGGAAACCATCCTCTCAGTCGGTATAGATGCTATGAAAACTGGTATGCTTGGTTCCGTAGAAATTATTGAACTCGTAGCCCGGAAAATTGACGAGCTTAAACTTGATAAAGTCGTTATCGATCCGGTTATGGTTTGTAAAGGCGAAGATGAAGTTCTTCATCCAGAAACAGCCGTAGCACTTCGTGAACTGCTTGTCCCTAGGGCGACTGTTGTGACCCCTAATCTTTTCGAAGCAGCACAACTGGCTGGAACAATGCCTATCAAGACGATAGATGATATGAAGAAAGCTGCGATAAACATTCATGCACTCGGTGCAAAGTTCGTACTTATTAAAGGCGGAAATAAGCTGGACCATGATAAAGCAATTGATCTATTATATGATGGGAATAATTTTGAAATCCTTGAATCCGAACGAGTGGATACAACGTATACACATGGTGCAGGCTGTTCTTCATCAGCAGCAATTGCAGCTGAACTGGCACAAGGAAAACCCGTTCGTGAAGCTATTTACTTAGCCAAAGACTATATAACAGCAGCTATAAAACACTCATGGAAGTTAAATGACTTCGTCGGCCCCGTCATGCATGGAGCCTATCGCAAATATGGTGTCGAAAAATAA